The proteins below come from a single Bryobacter aggregatus MPL3 genomic window:
- a CDS encoding ankyrin repeat domain-containing protein: MHQAILIATLLAADTLPEAVHADKLDVAQRMIRAGASVQEANRYGVTPLSLACENGNAAMVRLLLQAGADPETTLPGGETALMTASRTGNLEVVQLLLAHGAKVDGKEARRSQTALMWAAAEGHAKVIEVLVAAGADLHARVSSGFTPLLFAVREGHSQAVFTLLKLGADPNESIELAPGVTKKSLGPRAGTSALLLAVINAHFQLAADLLDRGANPNGDASGWTALHAISDVRKPGVGDNNPAPFGSGLMTSLELVKKLKESGANLDARMTRRIAVGLTGINTLGATPYFIAARAADAELMRALVQLGADPKIPNADGSTPLHAAAGLGTRSPGEDAGTETEVVEALAVALEHGADINAVDKNGETAMHGAAYKNYPAAVLYLASKGAKREIWNQPNKQGWTPMRIAEGYRFGNFKPSPETVAALQKVQ; the protein is encoded by the coding sequence ATGCACCAAGCCATTCTCATCGCCACCCTCCTGGCTGCGGACACGCTTCCGGAAGCCGTACATGCCGACAAACTCGATGTCGCACAGCGGATGATCCGTGCGGGCGCGAGCGTCCAGGAAGCGAATCGCTACGGTGTTACGCCGCTCTCGTTGGCTTGTGAAAACGGCAACGCCGCCATGGTCCGGCTTTTGCTGCAAGCGGGCGCCGATCCGGAAACCACACTCCCTGGTGGCGAAACGGCACTGATGACCGCCTCCCGTACCGGCAATCTGGAAGTGGTGCAACTCCTGCTCGCGCACGGCGCCAAAGTGGATGGCAAAGAAGCGCGTCGCAGTCAGACCGCGCTCATGTGGGCCGCCGCAGAAGGCCACGCGAAGGTGATCGAAGTCCTGGTCGCAGCTGGAGCGGACCTCCATGCCCGCGTCAGTTCGGGCTTCACTCCGTTGCTCTTCGCCGTGCGGGAAGGCCACTCCCAGGCTGTCTTCACGCTGCTCAAGCTCGGAGCAGACCCGAACGAAAGCATCGAACTCGCCCCCGGCGTCACGAAGAAATCACTGGGCCCTCGTGCGGGAACCAGTGCATTGCTGCTGGCGGTGATCAACGCGCATTTCCAACTGGCGGCGGATCTTCTCGATCGCGGAGCGAACCCCAACGGAGATGCGTCCGGCTGGACCGCTCTCCACGCCATTTCCGACGTGCGAAAGCCTGGGGTCGGCGACAACAATCCTGCGCCCTTCGGTTCTGGTCTGATGACCAGCCTCGAGCTTGTCAAGAAACTCAAGGAGAGTGGCGCGAATCTCGACGCCCGCATGACCCGGCGCATTGCAGTCGGACTGACCGGAATTAACACTCTTGGCGCAACGCCTTACTTCATCGCCGCCCGCGCCGCGGATGCGGAGCTGATGCGTGCTTTGGTGCAACTCGGCGCGGATCCCAAGATCCCCAACGCCGATGGCTCTACGCCGCTCCACGCGGCGGCCGGACTCGGCACTCGTTCGCCTGGCGAAGATGCAGGCACCGAAACAGAAGTCGTCGAGGCCCTGGCCGTTGCGCTCGAACACGGGGCTGACATCAACGCAGTGGACAAGAATGGCGAAACGGCCATGCACGGCGCGGCCTATAAGAATTACCCCGCTGCCGTCCTATACCTGGCCTCAAAGGGCGCGAAGCGAGAGATCTGGAACCAACCAAACAAGCAGGGTTGGACTCCCATGCGCATTGCAGAAGGCTACCGCTTCGGCAACTTCAAGCCATCGCCCGAAACGGTTGCTGCGTTGCAAAAAGTTCAATAG
- a CDS encoding ABC-F family ATP-binding cassette domain-containing protein → MISFSNIQKQYGKQLIFVDANFQLNPSEKIGLIGPNGAGKTTLFRMIVGEETADDGDVSVPKKVTVGYFRQDVEEMSGRTVLDEAIAGSGRVGDLHHELEAIQNAMGDPEQADNLDKILERFGEVQEEYEHLGGYTVESQAREVLQGLGFSEEQIDGDVGALSGGWKMRVALARVLLGKPDVLLMDEPTNHLDIESIIWLEGFLKAFEGALLMTSHDRQFMNRIVSKIAEIDAGEITLYSGDYDFYERERAIRESNQQAAFARQQAMLAKEQRFIERFKTHAAKAAQVQSRVKALDKIEKIELPKKRQIVSFDFRIPPRSGDIVAEMTDLHKAYGSRVIYNGFNLTIRRGERWAVMGRNGAGKSTLLKMIAGATQPDSGQVRLGASLNMGYFAQQSLDTMDGDATITEQLQNDFPKDSVGSLRSLAGAFQFSGEDVDKKIRSLSGGEKSRLAMARMLFHPPNFLVLDEPTNHLDLATKEMLVSSLKDFEGTMIFVSHDRSFLQGLGTRVLELGGETGLERNPRVYPGSYTEYVEALGHEAPGIYH, encoded by the coding sequence ATGATTTCCTTTTCTAATATCCAAAAGCAGTACGGCAAGCAGCTCATATTCGTTGACGCTAACTTCCAACTCAATCCCAGTGAAAAAATCGGTCTGATCGGCCCGAATGGGGCAGGCAAGACCACCCTCTTCCGCATGATCGTCGGTGAGGAAACGGCCGACGACGGCGATGTTTCCGTTCCGAAGAAGGTCACGGTGGGCTACTTCCGCCAGGACGTCGAAGAAATGAGCGGCCGTACGGTGCTCGATGAAGCGATTGCCGGCAGCGGCCGCGTCGGCGATCTACACCATGAGCTCGAAGCAATCCAGAATGCAATGGGCGACCCGGAGCAGGCCGATAACCTCGATAAGATCCTTGAACGCTTCGGCGAAGTGCAGGAAGAATACGAGCATCTCGGCGGCTATACGGTTGAGTCGCAGGCGCGCGAAGTTCTCCAGGGCCTCGGCTTTAGCGAAGAGCAGATCGACGGTGACGTCGGCGCTCTCTCGGGCGGTTGGAAGATGCGTGTCGCTCTGGCCCGCGTACTTCTCGGCAAGCCCGACGTCCTCCTCATGGACGAGCCGACGAACCATCTCGATATCGAGTCCATCATCTGGCTGGAAGGTTTTCTCAAGGCCTTCGAGGGCGCCTTGCTCATGACCTCGCACGACCGGCAGTTCATGAACCGCATCGTGTCGAAGATCGCCGAAATCGATGCCGGTGAAATCACGCTCTACTCCGGCGACTACGACTTCTACGAACGCGAACGCGCCATTCGCGAATCGAACCAGCAGGCCGCCTTTGCCCGCCAGCAAGCCATGCTCGCCAAAGAGCAACGCTTCATCGAACGCTTCAAGACTCACGCCGCCAAGGCCGCTCAAGTACAGAGCCGCGTCAAGGCGCTCGACAAGATCGAGAAGATCGAGCTACCGAAGAAACGCCAGATCGTCAGTTTCGACTTCCGCATTCCGCCGCGCTCGGGCGACATCGTCGCCGAGATGACAGACCTACATAAGGCTTATGGCTCCCGCGTCATCTACAACGGTTTCAACCTCACCATCCGCCGTGGCGAACGCTGGGCCGTGATGGGCCGCAACGGGGCAGGCAAGAGCACACTGCTCAAGATGATTGCAGGGGCGACGCAGCCGGATAGCGGACAAGTCCGTCTCGGCGCCAGCTTGAATATGGGCTACTTTGCGCAGCAGTCGCTCGACACCATGGATGGTGACGCCACAATCACCGAACAGCTCCAGAACGATTTCCCCAAGGACAGCGTCGGCTCTTTGCGCTCTCTGGCAGGTGCCTTCCAGTTCTCGGGCGAAGATGTTGACAAGAAGATTCGCTCGCTCTCAGGTGGTGAGAAGTCGCGGCTGGCCATGGCCCGCATGCTCTTTCATCCGCCGAATTTTCTCGTGCTGGACGAGCCCACAAACCATCTCGATCTCGCGACCAAAGAGATGCTGGTCTCGTCGCTGAAGGATTTCGAAGGCACGATGATCTTCGTCTCCCACGACCGGAGTTTCCTGCAAGGTCTTGGCACCCGGGTGCTCGAATTGGGCGGTGAAACCGGCCTCGAACGCAATCCCCGCGTCTATCCTGGCTCCTACACCGAGTACGTAGAAGCGCTGGGTCACGAAGCTCCAGGCATCTACCACTAG
- a CDS encoding DUF1552 domain-containing protein, translated as MIVTKKALPRRSFLRGGGGLLALPLLDAMAPSMTALAATAAAPVQRLGYVYMPMGAYMAQWTPQSQNGRITKLSPSLSSLAPVLDQISVLNNLELKNAYPGTHATSNAAFLSAATSKWTESSDYELATTADQIAAQSVGQATRLPSLELAMDLLTTVGQCDNGYACVYQNNLSWSSPTTPLPADAHPRVAFERLFGDGGTATERLAEMRKQASLLDYMREDISRLQRKLGASDRTKVSQYLDSVREVERRIQIAEAKTEHSNLKDLDRPVGVPAAYSDHAKLMFDLQVLAMQGDVTRVFTFQLARETSTRTYPEVGVSEAHHPLTHNGGDLEKLAKCAKINAFHVSLFAYFLERLKATPDGDGSLLDHTTYLYGSGMGNADIHDHVNLPIIVAGGKGGRHITYEKPTPLANLHLTLLNRVGVKIDRFADSNGKIKELGEPLSV; from the coding sequence ATGATCGTCACCAAGAAGGCGCTTCCCAGAAGAAGTTTCCTGCGCGGAGGTGGCGGCCTGCTCGCTCTGCCCCTGCTCGATGCGATGGCGCCTAGCATGACGGCGCTGGCTGCAACTGCCGCTGCTCCTGTCCAGCGGCTTGGCTATGTCTACATGCCGATGGGCGCGTACATGGCGCAATGGACCCCGCAGAGCCAGAACGGCCGCATCACCAAGCTGTCCCCAAGTCTCAGCTCCCTCGCGCCTGTACTCGATCAGATCTCCGTCCTGAACAACCTCGAACTCAAGAACGCCTACCCTGGGACTCACGCTACTTCAAACGCTGCCTTCCTCAGCGCGGCTACCTCGAAGTGGACCGAGAGTAGCGATTACGAACTCGCCACTACGGCCGATCAGATTGCAGCGCAGAGTGTTGGCCAGGCCACGCGGCTGCCCTCGCTGGAGTTGGCGATGGATCTGCTTACTACGGTCGGACAATGCGACAACGGCTATGCCTGCGTCTATCAGAACAACCTCTCCTGGTCTTCCCCCACCACGCCTCTTCCTGCCGACGCACATCCTCGCGTCGCCTTCGAGCGTCTCTTCGGCGACGGAGGAACCGCAACGGAGCGGCTCGCCGAGATGCGCAAGCAGGCCAGTCTTCTGGACTACATGCGTGAGGACATCTCCCGTCTCCAGCGCAAGCTCGGCGCCAGTGATCGTACGAAGGTCAGCCAATATCTCGACAGCGTGCGTGAGGTCGAGCGCCGCATCCAGATCGCCGAGGCAAAAACAGAGCATTCCAATCTGAAAGACCTGGACCGTCCGGTTGGCGTTCCTGCTGCCTACTCCGATCACGCGAAGCTGATGTTCGACCTGCAAGTGCTCGCGATGCAAGGCGACGTCACCCGCGTCTTCACCTTCCAACTGGCGCGTGAAACCTCGACTCGTACCTACCCGGAAGTCGGTGTTTCTGAGGCGCACCATCCCCTCACGCACAACGGTGGCGATCTTGAAAAGCTCGCAAAATGCGCAAAGATCAACGCCTTCCACGTCTCGCTATTCGCCTACTTCCTCGAACGCCTGAAAGCAACTCCCGATGGCGACGGCAGCCTCCTCGACCACACCACCTATCTGTATGGCAGCGGGATGGGCAATGCGGACATCCACGATCATGTCAATCTGCCGATCATTGTGGCTGGTGGCAAAGGGGGCCGTCACATCACCTACGAGAAGCCCACTCCGCTTGCCAACCTGCACCTCACATTGCTCAATCGGGTTGGCGTCAAGATCGATCGTTTCGCCGATAGCAACGGCAAAATTAAAGAACTCGGCGAGCCCCTCAGCGTCTGA
- a CDS encoding DUF362 domain-containing protein: MELSRRQVLSMSAGAFAPIALQGARIPKSQFTVHPFVEAHPKAVFIKKTNVATKTDEEAKRAEGLSFARDVLMPVDLKGIPVSHRVILKPNFTSVRNQRPDVENLGTGTDAQFYEGIVMGLKELGVKKMSFLEANGFHTWNYRGLIDINERHGIDMNEPDRRERNFRDGYEMTWTKVHDPVVYSRIPHYAPVNEPNTWLLNIAKWKSHGMCMTLSTKNLQGLVVKPFVRFCPGWSMVTGVPAFMKPDIHADVEARVNRYFDNHKKLGYARYDSPADLSPVHQEIWAHKTCDNYQTLTPGLNIIEGIYGRSGDGFGVGTDYMTNLVMFGKDRLNLDLIGMYLGGHEPGNVNLFRIAKERGLMSTFNPWEIEIFEWVNGNPVPRKLSQLTRTPLDTYYLQKVGEPKYHLVNDRFDYDKVRV; encoded by the coding sequence ATGGAACTGTCACGCCGCCAAGTCCTGAGCATGAGCGCAGGTGCATTTGCCCCCATCGCTTTGCAGGGAGCACGCATCCCGAAGTCTCAATTCACCGTGCATCCTTTTGTGGAGGCACACCCGAAGGCGGTCTTCATCAAGAAGACGAATGTCGCCACCAAGACGGATGAAGAGGCAAAGCGCGCGGAAGGCCTCAGCTTTGCCCGCGACGTACTGATGCCTGTCGACCTGAAGGGAATTCCGGTCTCCCACCGCGTCATTCTCAAGCCGAATTTCACCAGCGTCCGCAACCAGCGCCCCGATGTCGAAAACCTCGGCACCGGCACCGACGCGCAGTTCTACGAAGGCATCGTGATGGGCCTTAAGGAGTTGGGCGTCAAGAAGATGTCCTTCCTCGAAGCAAACGGCTTCCACACCTGGAACTACCGCGGACTCATCGACATCAACGAACGCCACGGCATCGACATGAATGAGCCCGATCGCCGCGAGCGCAATTTCCGCGACGGCTACGAGATGACCTGGACCAAGGTGCACGATCCCGTCGTCTACTCCCGGATTCCTCACTACGCCCCGGTCAATGAACCGAATACCTGGCTGCTGAATATTGCCAAGTGGAAGTCGCACGGCATGTGCATGACGCTTTCCACCAAGAACCTGCAGGGTCTTGTGGTGAAGCCCTTCGTTCGCTTCTGCCCCGGCTGGAGCATGGTCACCGGTGTGCCGGCTTTCATGAAGCCCGACATCCACGCTGACGTCGAAGCCCGCGTGAATCGCTACTTCGACAATCACAAGAAACTCGGCTACGCCCGCTACGATAGCCCCGCCGACCTCAGCCCCGTGCATCAGGAGATCTGGGCCCACAAAACCTGTGACAACTACCAGACCCTCACGCCCGGTCTCAACATCATCGAAGGCATCTATGGCCGCTCTGGCGACGGCTTCGGCGTCGGGACAGACTACATGACCAACCTCGTGATGTTTGGGAAAGACCGTCTGAATCTGGACCTGATTGGCATGTACCTCGGCGGCCACGAGCCCGGCAACGTCAATCTTTTCCGCATCGCCAAGGAGCGTGGACTCATGTCCACCTTCAACCCATGGGAGATCGAGATCTTCGAATGGGTCAATGGCAACCCTGTGCCACGGAAGCTGAGCCAGCTTACCCGCACTCCTCTCGACACTTATTACCTCCAGAAAGTCGGCGAACCCAAGTATCACTTGGTGAACGACCGCTTCGATTACGACAAAGTTCGCGTTTGA
- the mqnC gene encoding cyclic dehypoxanthinyl futalosine synthase, translating to MTRQQATEAFLSDDLIGLGMEADQVRQRFHPDNIASYIIDRNINYTNFCTEYCTFCNFYRPMNSPEGYILTREDIYRKIQETIDLGGTGVLMQGGLHSELKIDWYEALCRDIKLKFGDKIWLHFLSAPEILNIAQISGISVRDTIARLRDSGLQSIPGAGAEILDDEVRHRIARLKCNVEEWVDVHRTAHQLGLKTTATMMYGTGETFEHRLNHLEVIRNLQEETGGFTAFIPWSFQREGTSLGRFVKEEVTAVEFLKMLAISRVFLDNITNIQTSWVTPGLKVCQMGLRFGGNDVGSIMIEENVVSQAGARFHATEEDLRHLIRDAGFIPKQRDTLYRTYYLN from the coding sequence ATGACACGCCAGCAGGCTACCGAAGCCTTTCTCTCCGATGACCTCATCGGCCTCGGCATGGAAGCCGATCAAGTCCGGCAGCGTTTCCACCCCGACAACATCGCCAGCTACATCATTGATCGCAACATCAATTACACAAACTTCTGCACCGAGTACTGTACCTTCTGCAACTTCTACCGCCCGATGAACTCGCCGGAGGGTTATATCCTCACCCGCGAAGACATCTACCGCAAGATCCAGGAAACCATCGATCTCGGCGGGACCGGCGTCCTGATGCAGGGCGGCCTCCATTCCGAACTGAAGATCGATTGGTATGAAGCACTCTGCCGCGATATCAAACTGAAGTTTGGCGACAAGATCTGGCTCCACTTCCTCAGTGCCCCCGAGATTCTGAATATCGCGCAGATCTCCGGCATCAGCGTCCGCGACACCATCGCCCGTCTCCGCGATTCCGGTCTGCAGTCCATCCCCGGCGCTGGGGCTGAAATCCTTGATGACGAAGTCCGCCACCGCATTGCCCGGCTCAAGTGCAATGTCGAAGAATGGGTGGACGTCCATCGCACGGCGCACCAGCTCGGCCTCAAGACTACCGCAACGATGATGTATGGCACCGGCGAAACTTTCGAGCATCGCCTCAACCACCTTGAGGTCATTCGCAATCTACAGGAAGAGACGGGCGGCTTCACCGCCTTCATCCCCTGGAGCTTCCAGCGCGAAGGCACCTCGCTCGGCCGCTTTGTCAAAGAAGAAGTCACGGCCGTCGAGTTCCTCAAGATGCTCGCCATCAGCCGGGTCTTTCTCGACAACATTACGAACATCCAAACCAGTTGGGTCACTCCTGGCTTGAAGGTCTGCCAGATGGGCTTGCGCTTTGGGGGCAATGATGTCGGCAGCATCATGATCGAAGAGAATGTCGTCTCCCAGGCGGGGGCCCGCTTCCATGCGACGGAAGAAGACCTGCGTCATCTCATCCGTGATGCCGGGTTCATTCCGAAGCAGCGCGACACTCTTTATCGCACCTACTACCTCAACTAA
- a CDS encoding menaquinone biosynthetic enzyme MqnA/MqnD family protein produces the protein MHLSAVSYLNTRPLVWGFLNGPQQGLAQVDFDLPSVCARRLASREVDAGLVPVVEAARLHLAQIGSLGIACRGPVRSILLLSKVPIRDIRTLALDSSSRSSVMLARIVLERGYQLEPNTLTMVPDLPAMLGRADAALIIGDPALRIDPASSGLHVLDLGEEWLKLTGLPMVFAIWAGPKQNPELAALLQASYDYGKTRLNEIVLAEAAERSLWPGLAYEYLNSLIQFEIVDDYKRGMKLYIEEAMRMEGKQLA, from the coding sequence ATGCATCTCTCCGCAGTCAGCTACCTGAATACCCGTCCCCTCGTCTGGGGATTTCTGAACGGCCCCCAGCAAGGACTGGCCCAAGTGGATTTCGATCTCCCGAGCGTTTGCGCCCGCCGCCTTGCCTCGCGCGAAGTGGATGCTGGCCTGGTTCCTGTTGTCGAAGCCGCCCGGCTCCACCTTGCGCAAATCGGCAGTCTCGGCATCGCCTGCCGCGGCCCTGTCCGCAGCATCCTGTTGCTTTCGAAGGTCCCCATTCGAGACATCCGCACGCTCGCCCTCGACAGTTCCTCGCGATCGTCTGTGATGCTGGCGCGCATCGTTCTCGAACGGGGTTACCAGTTGGAACCCAACACCCTCACAATGGTTCCCGATCTTCCCGCAATGCTCGGACGCGCCGACGCCGCGCTGATCATCGGCGATCCTGCACTCCGCATCGATCCTGCCAGCAGCGGCCTCCACGTGCTCGATCTGGGCGAAGAGTGGCTGAAGCTCACCGGCCTCCCCATGGTCTTTGCGATTTGGGCCGGCCCGAAACAGAACCCGGAACTCGCCGCTCTCCTCCAGGCCAGCTATGACTACGGTAAGACCCGGCTCAACGAAATCGTCCTTGCAGAAGCCGCGGAGCGCAGTCTGTGGCCCGGCCTCGCCTACGAATACCTGAACAGTCTGATCCAGTTTGAGATCGTCGACGACTACAAACGCGGCATGAAGCTCTACATTGAAGAAGCGATGCGCATGGAAGGAAAACAACTCGCATGA
- a CDS encoding DUF1592 domain-containing protein, translating to MRLRLLALFLTSLANAEPILDRYCAGCHNEKLKTAGLSIAAVDFHQDSAAAEKIIRRLRARQMPPPGLPRPDEATYQSLVTALEASVDKAALANPNPGRTDTFRRLNRNEYQNAIRDLLAIDVDVTPLLPADEASHGFDNITVGDLSPTLLERYLNAARKISRLAIGAPIKAPNGDTFTLPPDLTQEDHFDALPLGTRGGTSLRYTFPLDADYEIVLRLARDRNEHVEGLTEAHEVEILIDGERVQRFTVKPPKSGEDHHAVDLHLKLRTAVKAGPHQIAAAFVKKPTALLETERQPYPAHFNMDRHPRVQPAVYSVSVNGPYEARGPGDTPSRRKIFVCTTQDNKCAERIFSNLARRAYRRPVDASDLRAPMKFYTAARATAPFEEGIEMGLRAILVSPEFLFRVERDPDKLAAGAAYRVSDLELASRLSFFLWSSIPDEELLAAAESKTLHNAAVLDKQVRRMMRDPRSRALVNHFASQWLYLRNISSTLPDMRLFADFDDNLRQSFRKETELFVESILRDDRSILDLLRADYTFLNERLAKHYGIPNIYGSRFRRVQLDADSKRGGLLRQGSLLLVTSYPTRTSPVIRGKWVLDNLLGIPPPPPPPNIPALKDKAAIGKNLSMRERLAEHRANPACAGCHQLMDPIGFVFENYDAVGRWREREDSLPIDTAGALPDGTKFQSVADLQKALLQRPELLASTFTEKLLTFALGRGVEFYDEPAVRAITRKASTDDYRFSSFILGVVSSQPFQMRRSK from the coding sequence ATGAGACTCCGTCTCCTCGCCCTCTTCCTCACGAGTCTCGCCAACGCTGAACCGATTCTCGATCGCTATTGCGCCGGCTGTCACAACGAAAAGTTGAAGACGGCCGGCCTTTCCATTGCCGCGGTGGACTTCCATCAGGACAGCGCCGCCGCCGAGAAAATCATCCGCCGCCTGCGGGCTCGCCAGATGCCGCCGCCCGGCCTTCCTCGTCCCGACGAAGCGACCTATCAAAGTCTCGTCACTGCTCTTGAAGCCTCTGTAGACAAGGCTGCTCTTGCAAATCCCAACCCTGGCCGCACGGACACTTTCCGCCGTCTGAACCGCAACGAATATCAGAATGCGATTCGCGATCTTCTCGCGATCGATGTCGACGTCACTCCGCTGTTGCCGGCAGACGAAGCGAGCCACGGGTTCGACAACATCACCGTCGGCGATCTTTCTCCGACACTGCTCGAGCGCTACCTGAACGCTGCGCGGAAGATCAGCCGCCTTGCCATCGGCGCGCCAATCAAGGCCCCGAATGGCGACACCTTCACCCTGCCGCCTGACCTCACGCAGGAGGACCACTTCGACGCGCTTCCGCTCGGCACTCGTGGCGGCACCTCGCTGCGCTATACCTTCCCGCTCGACGCCGATTACGAGATCGTCCTCCGTCTCGCCCGAGACCGCAACGAGCACGTCGAAGGTCTCACTGAAGCACACGAAGTAGAGATCCTGATCGATGGCGAACGCGTGCAGCGGTTCACCGTCAAGCCGCCCAAGTCCGGCGAAGACCACCACGCCGTCGATCTCCATCTGAAGCTCCGCACCGCAGTCAAGGCGGGTCCGCACCAGATCGCCGCCGCCTTCGTCAAGAAGCCCACCGCTCTTCTCGAAACTGAACGCCAGCCGTATCCGGCGCACTTCAATATGGACCGCCACCCGCGTGTCCAACCAGCCGTCTATTCCGTCAGCGTCAATGGCCCTTATGAAGCAAGAGGCCCCGGCGACACACCAAGCCGCCGCAAGATCTTTGTCTGTACCACCCAGGACAACAAATGTGCCGAACGCATCTTCAGCAATCTCGCACGCCGTGCGTATCGCCGTCCGGTGGACGCGAGCGACCTCCGCGCTCCGATGAAGTTCTACACCGCGGCTCGCGCAACAGCGCCTTTCGAGGAAGGCATTGAAATGGGCCTGCGTGCGATTCTTGTTAGCCCGGAATTCCTCTTTCGCGTTGAGCGTGATCCAGACAAGCTCGCCGCTGGCGCCGCTTACCGGGTCAGCGATCTGGAACTCGCCTCGCGGCTCTCTTTCTTCCTCTGGAGTAGCATCCCCGATGAAGAGCTTCTTGCTGCTGCCGAGTCCAAGACTCTTCACAACGCCGCGGTGCTCGACAAGCAGGTCCGCCGCATGATGCGCGACCCGCGTTCCCGCGCCCTCGTCAATCACTTTGCCTCGCAGTGGCTCTATCTCCGTAACATCTCCTCGACACTTCCGGATATGCGCCTTTTCGCCGATTTCGATGACAATCTGCGCCAGTCCTTCCGGAAGGAGACGGAGCTTTTCGTGGAAAGCATCTTGCGCGACGACCGCAGTATTCTCGATCTTCTCCGTGCGGACTACACCTTTCTCAATGAACGTCTGGCGAAGCATTACGGGATTCCAAACATCTATGGCAGCCGCTTCCGCCGAGTTCAACTCGATGCGGATAGCAAGCGCGGCGGCCTCTTGCGCCAAGGGAGCCTGCTGCTTGTCACTTCCTATCCGACACGCACCTCACCGGTCATCCGTGGCAAGTGGGTGCTCGACAATCTCCTAGGCATTCCGCCCCCACCTCCGCCGCCCAATATCCCCGCCTTGAAGGACAAGGCAGCGATCGGCAAGAACCTCTCGATGCGCGAACGTCTTGCCGAGCACCGCGCCAACCCGGCCTGTGCCGGTTGCCATCAACTGATGGATCCTATTGGCTTCGTTTTTGAAAACTACGACGCCGTAGGCCGCTGGCGCGAGCGGGAAGACTCGCTTCCTATCGACACCGCCGGGGCGCTGCCTGATGGGACCAAGTTCCAAAGCGTCGCTGACTTGCAGAAGGCCTTGCTCCAGCGTCCCGAACTCCTGGCTTCCACCTTTACCGAAAAACTACTCACCTTCGCTCTCGGGCGCGGAGTGGAATTCTACGACGAGCCTGCCGTCCGTGCCATCACGCGCAAAGCAAGCACTGACGACTATCGCTTCTCCTCGTTTATTCTTGGGGTAGTTAGCAGTCAGCCATTTCAAATGAGGAGATCCAAATGA